The DNA window AAAGACGCCGAAAAAGTACTGCGTGACCTCGGCTTGCCGGGACTAATGAGCGGCATCGGCGACTTAAATCGCGCGCTGGAAGAAGCGCGTAGTCTTTCTCGCCGTACTATCGCCATGTTTTCGGCATTGTCACGCGATCCGGCAGGCCGGCTCTGGTTTTGTTTTTTATTACTAGCACTGCTTGCCAGCCCCGGCTTGCTGTACTTGATCCACCGTTACCTCAGCCCCGGCAGTCTCATCGGTGCCACCATCAGCACGATCTTCATGGAGAGCGTGGCCTTCATAGCAAGCGCTACTGCCTTGCTACGACGAGGCTCGTCCCTTTTTGCCAAAGCTTTGAAACCGCTGGAGGATGCCAAGAAAGAAGCAGACGCCTTACTTGCGAAAAAGCGTGAAGCTGCGGACATCGAAGAAAAAAGCTTGCAAGATCTGGTCGACAAGCTTAGGAAAGAAGAACAAGAAGCACACGACAGGCTGAACAAGGCTGTCCAGCAAGCTGCCGCAGCTGAACAGCGACTCAATCAACTTGACCAGAGCCGGACACTCGGTTTTTTCGTTGCCGAACGCCGAGCGTCCAGTGATTATCGCAAGCACATGGGGCTGATTTCAGTAGTGCGACAAGACTTCGAACTTCTTGTCGATCGCATCGATACAAACAACAAAGACATAACAAGCGGAAAAAAACTCGAACGCATCATTCTTTATATCGATGACCTCGACCGCTGCCCGTCCGACAAGGTTGTAGATGTTCTTCAAGCCGTGCATCTGCTGCTTGCCTATCCCCTTTTTGTTGTTGTAGTCGGCGTCGACCCGCGATGGCTGCTTAATTCGCTCACTCTTCATTACAAGGAGCTTGGAAAGCCCGGGCATAACACTGGCGCCCGTTCTCCGGAAAACCAATCCGCTAGCCCACGGCACTATCTCGAGAAAATCTTCCAAATTCCCTATGCGCTGCGCCCTATGAACCGAAATGGATATGGAAAGCTGGTTGCGCAATTGATGAGCAATGGGGCACCATCATATCCGACAGAAGCCAGCGATTACGATACCACGTCGACGATGGCGGCTTCGCCATCAACTGCAGAATTGAATACTGCCACGCAGCTTGACGAGCGGAATAGTGGAACGTCATCGTCCCACCTGCACGATTCCGCCGGATTGCCAGATCAAACCGCTCACTACGAGGCCATCGCAACTCCAAAGGAATACTCACCGCCTGAATGGGTGGAACGCGCGTTGATCATACAACCGTGGGAAGTAGAGTTCGCACAAAAACTGGACGGCTTGATTCCTTCACCTCGGTCCGTGAAGCGCCTCGTCAACGTATACCGCGTTTTGAAAGCTGGCGTTCATGGCACCCAATTGGCGCAGTTCGAAGGAGTTGAGGATTCTCCTGGTGATTTCCAGCTCCCCTTGCTTCTTCTTGCCGTTCAGATTTTCGATACAAGCGCGGCAAACCTTTGGTTCACCGAACTTGTGAACCCACGAGGTGCTGCGGGTAACGCCACACTGCCTGCTGTTCTGAGCAGGCATTGGCCGGGCATCGCCACCGGAGGCGTACCGCTCAGCCTTCCAATTGGCGACATTATCGACGAGCCGTCGTTTCCGCAAGACCCGGGCCTCCTCGCATACTGGGTACCGCGCGTCGCTAGGTTATCGTTCCATGCCTGGTATGGCGAGATGAGGAATTGACCGGCGACGCAGGTCACGCACTAAATAGCGCTGCGTTCGCTACGTGTAACTTGCGGACTGCGAGCGCGGAGCACATCTGCCTGCTCCATATGCCCGCTCAACTTGATGAGTGCTTCAATCCACTGGATTGACACTCATCCGCGCCCTCCCGATACTCGAATCCCACCCAAGTTGCAAAGGTGGCAGCACGGCGCACCGTGCCGCGCGCCACTGGCAAACATGCGTCCACCAGGCGCATGCGGCGTGACGGCCGGCCCCGGCTCCACCACGGCCTCGGCGCGAGGAGACGCGCCGGCGAAGCAAGCACCTGCGCGGCACGGATGGGCACCCGTCCGGGCGGCGCGTCCATCGTCTGTCGACCACCAAAAAGAATGGGGAATCAATGAAACGTACCTTTGCACCGATCGCCTTGCTGACACTCGGGCTGCTGCAGTCCGCCTACGCCGATCCCGGCAGGAAGCTGGAAAAACTCGATCGCGGCGCTGTCGCCATCGCCGCCGGCGCCAATGTCTTCGTCAGCTGGCGCGTGCTCGGCACCGATGACCCCGGTACCCGGTTCAACATCTACCGGGACGACGTCAAGCTGAACGCCGAACCGCTGGACGTGAGCAATTTCACGGACAGGGCAGGCACGGCGGGTGCGCGCTACCTGATCCGCCCCGTCGTCAAGGACAAGGAAAAGAAGGGTCAGGAAGACTATGCGATCCCTACCTGGACCGAATCGGTGCTGCGCATCCCGCTGGACAAGCCCGCCGACGGCGTGACGCCCACCGGCCAGGCCTACAGCTACGAGATGAACGACGGCACCCCCGCCGACCTGGACGGCGACGGCAAGTACGAGCTCGTGGTCAAGTGGCAGCCTTCCAATGCCAAGGACAATTCGCAGAGCGGCTACACGGGCAACACGTACATCGATGCCTACCGCCTGGACGGAAAGAAGCTGTGGCGTATCGACCTGGGCCGCAATATCCGCGCCGGCGCCCACTACACGACGATGGTCGCCTATGACCTGGACGGCAATGGCAAGGCCGAAGTGATGCTGAAGACGGCCGACGGCACCGTGGACGGCCGCGGCACGGTGATCGGCGATGCCGATGCCGACTACCGCAACAGCGCCGGCTACGTGCTGAGCGGCCCGGAATTCCTCACCGTGTTCGACGGCCGCACCGGCAAGGCGCTGGCCACCACCGATTACCTGCCGGCGCGCGGCACCGTCAGCTCGTGGGGCGACAACTACGGCAACCGCGTCGACCGCTTCCTGGGTGGCGTCGCCTACCTCGACGGCACGCGGCCGAGCGCGATCTTCTCGCGCGGCTACTACACGCGCGCCGTGATCGCCGCATGGGATTACCGCGATGGCCAGCTGACGAGCCGCTGGGTATTCGATACCAACAACGAAGGCGCGGAAGCGCGCGGCCAGGGCGCGCACTGGTTCTCCGTGGCGGACGTCAATGAGGACGGCAAGGACGACATCATCTACGGCGCCGCCACGATCGGCAGCGACGGCCACCTGATGTACAGCACGGGCCTGTGCCATGGCGACGCACTGCACGTCGGCAAGCTCGACCCGGCACGCCCCGGCCAGCAGATCTACATGGTCCACGAGAGTCCTTCGTGCTACAAGGGCAATGGCGCCAGCTTCCATGACGCCGCCACCGGCGCCCTGCTGTGGGGCGCGCCGGCCACCGTGGACGTGGGCCGCGGCGTCTGCTACGACATCGATCCCGCCTATCCGGGTGCCGAGTGCTGGGCGTCGCGCGGCGGCCTGTTCAACGTGAGCGGCCAGCAGATCTCGACCAACCGCCCCGGCAGCATGAACTTCGCCAGCTGGTGGGACGGCGACCTGCTGCGCGAATCGCTGGACAACGTGACGATCGCCAAGTGGAACCCGGCCGCCTTCGCTTTCGAGCCACTGCTGACCGGCGCGACCTGGAACGCGGCGTCGAACAATGGCACCAAGGCCACGCCGGTGCTGTCGGCCGACATCGTGGGCGACTGGCGCGAGGAAGTGGTCTTGCGCACGGCGGACAACACGGAACTGCTGGTGTTCTCCACCGCGATCCCGACCACGCACCGCATTCCAACGCTGATGCACGACGCGCAGTACCGCGTGCAGGTGGCGGGCCAGAATGCCGGCTACAACCAGCCGCCGCACACCAGCTTCTACCTGGGCGAAGGCGCCGCCGCGCCGGCGCAAACCCCGGTGCAGGTTGCCGAGTAAGCGCGCCATCGGCCCGGCCTGATGCGGGGCCGCCACGCTCAGCCGTTCGTGCGCGCGTGGCGGCTCCCGCGGTGTTACAGTTGGTCACCATGACCGAAACGACGATTTCTCCCGACGCACCGCTGTACATCGTGCTCAATGCCGGTTCCGGCGCCGCCGAAAAGGACGAGCGCCGCGCCGCCATCGAGGAAGTGCTCACGGCCGCGGGGCGCCGCTTCCACCTGCACCTGGTGGAGGATGGCGGCGAGCTCGACGACGCCGCCATCGCCCACGCCGGCAAGGCTTGCGCCAATGGCGGCATTCTTGTCGCGGCGGGCGGCGATGGCACGATCAATGCCGTCGCTCGCCAGGCCGTCCAGCACGGCTGCCCGTTCGCCGCCCTGCCGCAAGGCACGTTCAATTATTTCGGCCGCACGCACGGCATTTCCGAAGACCTGACCGAAGCCGTGCAGGGAATGCTCGCGGCAACCGTGCGCCATGTGCAGATCGGGTCCGTCAACGGCCGCATCTTCCTCGTCAACGCCAGCATCGGGCTGTACCCGAAGTTGCTGGAAGAGCGCGAATCGGACAAGAAGCAGTATGGCCGCAGCCGCGTCGTCGCGTTTTTGTCGGCGCTGAAGACGATCTTCCTGCCGCATCGCCGCCTTCGGCTCACGCTGGAGGCGGAGGACCGCACGCTGCAGCTGCGCACCCACACGCTGTTCGTGGGGAACAACCGATTGCAGATGGAACAGGTGGGCCTGACGGACCAGGCGCCGGATGTCGCCGATGGCGAACTGGCCGCCGTGGCGCCCAAGCCCGCCGGCAAGCTCGGCATGCTCGGCATCGTGCTGAACGGCGCGCTGGGCCGGCTGGGCGACACGGGCGACGTGGTCACGTTCGGCTTTCGCCGCATGACCGTGCGCACCCCATTCTATGGCCGCCGGCGCATCAAGGCCGCCGTCGACGGCGAAGTGCTCACGCTCTCCACGCCACTGCATTTCGAGGCGCTGGACGGGCGGCTGCGGCTGCTCGTGCCACCAAGTTCACCGCCGGAAACATTGCCGTAAAAATGGGGACGTACCCCATTTTTCAGGAAATGTTTCTCGGAAAATAGGGCCGCCGGAACGCCATACCGCCCCAATTTTGCTGGGCCAATGGCTATTCGACCGTGATCGGCAGGTCGCGCCCTTCCACCGCCACGTTCCCCGCAAAGTCCGCGGCGTGGATGCGCAAGGTGTAGTTGCCGGGCGCGATGCCTGAAACGTCCCAGGTGCCCGGCCTGGCCTGGCCATCGGCCAGCGTGTTGTTCAGCGCATAGGCGAACTGGGTCGACTTGCTGCCGTACACGGTGATCCCGCTGCTGGCCGAGTAGACCAGCTTGACCGCATCCTGGTTGCGCGGCAGCCGGTCGTACACTTGCGTGATGCGCGGGCGTTCGTAGCCGGGTGCCGGCGTGCCGTCTTCGCGCAGCAGCTGGTAACCCAGCTTGTACAGGCCGAGCCGGCGCCGCGCCAGGTTGCCGTCCATCTGGTCCCACGCGTCGACGACGATATCGACCTCGCCCAGGGCGCGGGGCACCGGCACGCGCTTCCGTGGCGGCGGCGCCTTGGCCTTCCTGCCTTTGCCGCCACGCGCTGGTGGCGGCGCCCCGAGCCGCTTGCCGCCATCTGCCAGCAGCACGATGCCCTGGATGCGCGGCGGTACCGTATCGCGCAGGCCGACGAATGGCAGCGTCAGCGGATTTTCCACGCCACCGGTCGGGAAGTAATCGAGGTGCACGTGCGCCATGGCGTTGATGGTGCCGAGCTTGTCGCCCACGGCGAAGCGCGCGCCGCGCCGCACGCGCACGCGTTCGGGCGTGCCGCCGTCGCCGGCCAGCAGCTGGAAGCGGTCGTCCAGCGGCTTGTCGCGGCGGTCGCGGCCCACCTTCATGTGGATGTACGACAGCGTGCCCACGCTCATGCCTTCGCTCAGCGTGGCGTAGCCCCAGTTCGGATAAGGGTCGGTGACCTTTGCGGCCATGACCGCCACGACGGGCGCGCCCACGTCGGCCCGCACGTCGAGGCCCATGTGGAAGTGATCGCGGCTGTCGCCTTCGTAATTGCCGCGCACCTCGCCCATCACGCCCACCACTTCATGCGGCGCATCCTGGGGCAGCACGGGCCATGGCATCGGCTGGTCGCGGCGCGGCGTGTGCGCCCGGACACGGTGCGCCGGCGCCGTCTGGCCTTCCATGGCCGGGGCCAGGCGCACCACCGCGAAGCCGAGCCCCTCGGCCACGACGACACTGCCGTCGCGCGCCACGGCCACGCCGCGCGGCCCGGACAGGTTCACGGTGCCGTCGCTGCCGTAGCCCGGTTCGGCCGGCCGGTCGAAGTCGCCCAGCGGCCGGTACTCGCCCTCGGGCGCGACCTGCAGTACGCGGCCGGAACCCGTGGTGACATACAGGAAGCTGTCGCGCGTGACGGCGATACCGACCGGCCGGCGCAGCGGCGAGCGCCGCTCCCCCTGTGCCGGCACCGCCACGGTCGACACGGTGCCGGCGGTATCGATGCGCCGCACGGCATGGTTGCCCGTATCGGCAACGAACAGCGTGCCATCCGTGGATACGGCCACGCCACCCGGCGTATCGAACCGCGCGGACAGGGCCGGGCCATCGACGTTGCCCGGCCGGCCACCGCCCGCCACCGTGGTGACGGTGCCGTCCGGCGCAACACGGCGGATGCGGTCGTTATAGGTGTCGGCCACGAACACGTTGCCGGCGTCGTCCACCGCGATGCCCACCGGGCCGTCGAAGCGCGCGGCAGCGCCCTGGCCGTCCGCAAAACCGGGCTGGCCATTGCCGGCGAGCGTGGTCACGGTACCGTCCGGGGCTACCTTGCGCACCGCGTGGTTGCCGGTGTCGGCCACGTAAAGATTGCCCGCATGGTCGAGGGCGACCGCCGACGGCGTGTGGAACATCGCCGCGGCGCCCTTGCCATCGGCGTAGCCTTCACGGCCGCCGGCCAGCGTGGCCACCGTGCCGTCGGGCGCGATCGCGCGGATGCGGTTGCTGTCGCCGCCGTCCGCCACGTAGACGGTGCCGCGCGGCCCCGTCGCCACGCCGAACGGATCGCTGAACGCGCTGCGCGCCGCGGACCCGTCGGCGAAACCGGCGGCACCGCTGCCACCCAGCGTCGTCACGCGCGCGGTCCAGAAACGGGTGGTCGCGGCCTGGGCGGGTGTCAGCACGGCAAGCGCCGCGGCCGGCTTTCCATCGGGGCCCGATGCCGGGCGAAGGGTGTAGAACCCGGTGCCGGCACCGGCCAGCAGGACGGCGCCGGACAGCGCGCCAACGATGAGTTTTCGATTCACGGATGCCGTTCTTCATTGCGGGAAGCGCAAGCTTAGCAGGAACGCCCGCCGGCGCACCACAGCGGTGGGCCCGGTCGCCCTGGAACAGGGGCGAAATTGCCCAGGCCTGGGCAGGTCCGTGCCGGCACGGATCGGGCATGCCGCGCGCCGGGGCTCGGGGACGCCGACTAGAATGTGTCCGCCCCAAAAGGAATCATTCATACTGAAAGGAACGCCATGAGCAACAAGCCCACTTCAGAGGAAACCGGCGGCGAGCGCCCCGTGCTCACCACCCGCCAGGGCCATCCGGTGCGCGACAATCAGGCGCTGCGTTCGGTCGGCGAACGCGGCCCGGCAACGCTGGAAAATTACCAGTTCATCGAAAAGATCACCCACTTCGACCGCGAGCGCATCCCGGAGCGCGTGGTGCACGCGCGCGGCACCGGTGCCCACGGCTACTTCGAAGCCTACGGCAAGATCGGCAACGAACCGGCGAGCAAGTACACCCGCGCCCGCGTGCTGAACGAAACGGGCGTACAAACACCCGTGTTCGTGCGCTTCTCGACGGTCATCGGCGGCAAGGATTCGCCGGAAACGGCGCGCGACCCGCGCGGCTTCGCCGTCAAGCTCAAGACCGTCGACGGCAACTGGGACCTGGTCGGCAACAACCTGAAAATCTTCTTCATCCGCGACGCCGTCAAGTTCCCGGACATGATCCATGCGTTCAAGCCCGACCCCGTGACGAATCGCCAGGAACCGTGGCGCTTCTATGACTTCGTCAGCAATTCGCCGGAAGCCCTGCACATGGTCACGTGGGTCAAGAGCCCGTGGGGCATCCCGGCCAACTACCGCGAGATGGAAGGCTCGGGCGTCAACACCTACAAGCTCGTCAACGACGAAGGCGTCGCCCACCTCGTGAAATTCCACTGGGTGCCGAAGCAGGGTGTGCGCAATCTCACCGCCGCGCAGGCAGCCGAAATCCAGGCGCACGACACGGGCCATGCCACGAAGGACCTTTACGAGGCGATCGAACGCGGCGATTTCCCCGAGTGGGAATTCTGCGTGCAGGTCATGAGCGACGACGACCATCCGGAACTCGACTTCGACCCGCTGGACGACACCAAGCGCTGGCCGGAAGACCAGTTCCCGCTGCTCCCTGTCGGGCGCATGGTGCTGGACCGCAACCCCGACAATGTGTTTGCCGACACCGAACAATCGGCCTTCGGCACCGGCGTGCTGGTCGATGGCATCGATTTTTCGGACGACAAGATGCTGCAAGGCCGCACCCTCTCCTACTCCGACACGCAGCGCTACCGCGTGGGCCCGAACTACCTGCAGCTGCCGATCAACGCGCCGCAGGAACGCGCGCGCGCGCGCACCAACCAGCGCGACGGCCAGATGGCGTACAGCGTCGACGACGGCGGCGCGAACAAGCACATCAACTATGAACCGAGCAGCCTGGGCGGCTTGCGGGAAGCGCCGAAGCCGGCAAAGGAGTATCGCCAGTGGGTGGAAGGCCACCTGGGCCGCTACCAGACGTCCCGCACGCTGGACGATTACCGGCAGGCAGGCGACCGGTGGTGCACGTTCGAGGACTGGGAGCGCGACGAGCTCGTGAAGAACCTGGGCGACGACCTGCGCCAGTGCCCGGAACAGATCGCGCTGCGGATGGTGTGGCACTTCTGGCATTGCGACGAGGACTATGGCCGCCGCGTGGCCGAAGCGGCCGGCATCGACGTCGACAAGGCACGCGCCCTCGCCCCGCTGCCGGGCAAGCCCGCGCCGAATGCCCACCGCGAAGTGCCGACCTACACGGATGGCGCTGTGGAAGAACGCGCGCCGCGGGAAGCCGCTCCGGCGAAGTAGTAGCGGCCTGTCGCCTGATGTTGCCGAATTCCTGAGCGGAAAACCGGTGTCCGACACCTGAAGGTGTCCGACACCAGCGGCTCAAGCCCTACCTGAAAGTCAGTCCAGCAGATCCTCGATCTTCACCGGCAGCGACCGGATGCGTTTTCCGGTCGCGTGGTGCACGGCGGCGGTGATCGCCGGGGCCACGCCGACCAGTCCGATCTCGCCCACGCCACGAGCGCCGTAGGCGTTCAGCGCCGCGTCCGGGTAGTCGAGGAAGGTCACGTCGACGGCCGGCGCATCCGCGTGCGTGACCATCAGGTAGTCGGCCAGGCTGGCGTTGACCGGGGCGCCGTAGCGGTGGTCGTAGTGCGTTTCCTCGAACAGCGCCATGCCCACGCCCATCTGCACCGCGCCCTCGATCTGGTTGCGCGCCGTGCGGGCGTTGACGATCCTGCCGCCGTCGATCACCGAGACCACGCGGCGCACCGCCAGGCGCGCGATCGCCGGTTGCCAGGCCACCTCGACGAAGTGCGCACCGAACGATCGGATCGACACGGCCCTGGCCTGCGGGTCGGACGAACTGCCTTTCGAGATGCCCTGCCCTTCGACCCGTTCCACGCCCGCGCGCCGCAGCACCTCCGCGAACGCGAGGCCGCCGGGCATGACACGCCCCGCTTCGAACGCCAGTCCGCGGCCGTCATCCAGGCGGCCGGCCACGTCCAGCAACTGCCGGATCGCGTGCTGCGCGGCCATGATCACGGCCGGCACCAGCGAAGCCGTGGCCATCGAGCCCCCGGAGGTCGGCCCCGGCGGCAGATCGGTATCGCCGATCTCCACCTTGACCCGTGCCACGTCGACACCCGTTTCATGCGCCGCCATCTGCGCCAGCACCGTGTACGTGCCGGTGCCGATATCCTGCGTGGCCGAGCGCACGCGCACCGTGCCGTCGTCATGCAGGCTCAGGGCCACCTGTGCCTTCGTACGCATGCCGGGCCACGTGGCACTGGCCATGCCCCAGCCGAGGATCGTGCCGCCTTCGCGCATGGCGCCGATACCCGGATCGCGGCGCGACCAGCCGAACCGCTCCGCGCCCGATTCGAGGCATTCGCGCAAATGGCGCGACGAGAACGGCACATCCTTTGATTCGTCGCGCGCCGTGTCGTTGAGCAGGCGCAGGGCCACGGGGTCCATGCCTAGGCGGTCGGCCAGTTCGTTCATCGCCGACTCCACCGCATACATGCCCGGCACCACGCCCGGGCCGCGCATGGCCGTGTTGACGCCGAGGTCGCGCCGGCACGCCGCGCCCGTCACGCGCAGGTTCGGCGTGCTGTAGATATAGCCGGTGGCTTCGCCGCACGATTCCTCGGAAACGCCGGCGCGCGAGTCGTGGTACAGGAAATCCTGCCGCAGCGAGACCAGCCGGCCATCCGCGCCGGCGGCGAGCCGGATGCGCTGCTGCGTATTGGTGCGGTGGCCGACGTTCCGGAACATCATCTGCCGCGTCACCACCAGCTTGACCGGCTGGCCAGCCACCCGCGCCGCCTGGGCCGCCAGCAGCGAATGCGTCCACGGCCACAGCTTGCCGCCGAAACCACCACCCAGGTACGTGGTCACGACGCGCACGCGTTCCTCTGGCAGCTGCAGCATCGCGGCCAGCACGCCGCGGTGGTTGACGACCGCCTGCGTGGTCTCGTAAACCGTGAGCCGGTCGCCTTCCCAGCGGGCCACGGTGGCGTGCAGTTCCATCGGATTGTGCGTCTCGACCGGCGTGCAGTAGGTTTCATCGACCTGCACGGCCGCTGCTTCGTACGCCCGCTCCGGGTCGCCCCGTTCGGTGGCCACTTCCGGCTCGTCGTCCGGGCTCAATGCCATGCGCACGTCCGGCGTGGCCGCCGCATACTCGACGACGACCGCGCGGGCGCCATCGCGCGCCTGCTCGAACGTGTCGGCCAGCACCAGCGCCACGAACTGGCCGTAATAGCGCACTTCGTCGTCCTGCATGGGCGGCACCTTCTCGTCCATCTCCAGCCGGCTCTTTTCCGGCAGGCGGGCGATGTGGCCGATGGTTTCATGCGTGTGGATCGCCCGCACGCCGGGCATGCCCCGCGCCGCGTTGCAATCGATATGGCGCACCGTGCCGACGGCAATCGTGGCGCAGACCGGCACGGCCACCAGCATGCCGGGGAAATGGTGGTCGGCCGTGTAGCGCGCATGGCCCGACACCTTCTGCGGGCCTTCCACGCGTGGCAAGGCCGCGCCCAGAATATCCTGCGGCAGGGCCGCGCCGCTGATTTCCTTGCTCATTGCAGGTCCTCCCCCGCCACGTTCCTGATCGCCTGCACGATGCAGCGCCGCGCCAGCTCCACCTTGAAGGCATTGCCGGGGCGCGGCTGCGCGCCGGCCAGCGCGGCCGCCGCCGCCGCCTCCACATTGGCCAGCGTCAGTGGCTGGCCCGCCAGCAGGTGCTCGGCCGCCACCGCGCGCCAGGGCCGCGTGGCCACGCCGCCCAGCCCGATCCTGATCTGTTCCACCTTGCCATCGGCCACCCGCAGCACGATGGCGCACGACGCCAGCGCGAATTCGTACGAGGCGCGGTCGCGCAGCTTCAGGTAGCCGGAGCGTGTGCCGTCGGGCAGCGGCGGCAGCGTCACGTGCGTGACCAGGTCGCCGGCTACGAGGGCGGTCTCGATATGCGGCGTGTCGCGCGGCAGCAGGTGGAAGTTGGCGATCGCGATCTCGCGCTTGCCGTGCAGGCCCGTGACGTGGACGCGCGCGTCGAGCACGACGAGCGCCACGTTCATGTCCGACGGATTGGTGGCGATGCAGTGCTCGCTGGTGCCGAGCAGCGCGAGGTTGCGGTGATAGCCTTCCATCGCATCGCAGCCGCTGCCCGGCGCGCGCTTGTTGCACACCATGTGCGGATCGCGGAAATACACGCAGCGGGTCCGCTGCAGCAGGTTGCCGGCCGTCGTCGCCATGTTGCGCAACTGGCCGGAGGCCCCCGACAGGAGTGCTTCGGACAACACCGTGTAGCCCTTGCGCACCCGCTCGTCATGGGCCAGGTCGCTGTTGCGCACGGTGGCGCCAATCGACAGGCCACCGTCGGGCGCCCCGTCGATGCGGTCCAGGCCGAGGTGGGCAATCTGCACCACGTGGGCGGGATGCTCGATATCGAGCTTCATCAGGTCGAGCAGCGTGGTGCCGCCCGCCAGGTAGCGCACGGTGGCGCCCTGCTGCGCGGTGGGCGACGCTGCGCCCAGCAGCACGGCATCGTCCACGCTGGCGGCGCGGCGCAGTTCGAATGGCCTCATTTGCCGCCCTCCCCGCGCACCTGCTGGATCGCCGCCACGATGTTCGCGTACGCGCCGCAGCGGCACAGGTTCCCGCTCATGCATTCGCGCACCGCGGCATCCCCCGTGCCGCACGGTTCGTCCAGCAGCGCCACGGCCGACATGATCTGGCCGGCCGTGCAGTAGCCGCACTGGTAACCGTCGTGCTGCACGAAGGCCGCCTGCATGGGGTGCAGCCGCTCGGGCGACCCCAGGCCCTCGATGGTGGTCACCTCGTCGTCCTGGTGCGCCATGGCCAGCGCCAGGCAGGCATTGATACGCCGGCCGTTCACGTGCACCGTGCAGGCGCCGCACTGGCCGTGGTCGCAGCCCTTCTTCGTGCCGGTCAAATGGAGGTGGTCGCGCAGGTAATCGAGCAGCGTGGTACGCACGTCCACCCGCATCGTGTGCTCGACGCCATTGACGGTGATGGCGGGCCCGATCGGCGCCGCCGGCTTGATGGATTGCATGCGAGTCCTTTCCGCCCGGCGCGCCAGGCTGCTGAAACTCGACTACACGCAAAAACACCGGCCAATGGCGCACGATTGCCTTCATAGCAACATTTCTTCAAAACAGGGGTCAGACCCTGGTTTTGAGGAAATTTCCTGGAAACAGGGGTCTGACCCCTGTTTGTGGGCAATGTTGCAGGCAAAAAAAAGCCCGCCAAGCTGGCGGGCTGAAGTCTATTTCCTTGGAGGAGAATAGAGGAGACGGGTCAATTATGCTGCGCCGCGCCATATTCCGCAACACTCTTGTAGTGATACTAGATATTGCTGAGCTCTATAACTGCAAATAGTCACGGATCTGAGCGAAAGGTGCGCCGCCATAAAAAAGGGGAGCCCGAAGGCTCCCCAGACGTCATCCCTGCCGGGAATGATCAGCGGTCCGGCGTGTACGGCAACACGCGCGAGGCAAGTCGGGTATCGGTTTTCAGCAGGCTCACTTCGTCGGCCATGATGTGCACCGCTTCGAGCAACAGCACGTCCTTGGCGTTCTTCGCGGCCTTTTCCGCTTCGAGTTCGGCAGCCAGCGAGCGCTCGTCACCCTGCAGGCCATCGTCGGTGCGGCTGACGCCCTTCACGGCGGCGGCGGCAGCCTGCTTGGCCTGCTTGGCGCCGGCCGGTTTCGGCGTGACGGCA is part of the Pseudoduganella lutea genome and encodes:
- a CDS encoding catalase → MSNKPTSEETGGERPVLTTRQGHPVRDNQALRSVGERGPATLENYQFIEKITHFDRERIPERVVHARGTGAHGYFEAYGKIGNEPASKYTRARVLNETGVQTPVFVRFSTVIGGKDSPETARDPRGFAVKLKTVDGNWDLVGNNLKIFFIRDAVKFPDMIHAFKPDPVTNRQEPWRFYDFVSNSPEALHMVTWVKSPWGIPANYREMEGSGVNTYKLVNDEGVAHLVKFHWVPKQGVRNLTAAQAAEIQAHDTGHATKDLYEAIERGDFPEWEFCVQVMSDDDHPELDFDPLDDTKRWPEDQFPLLPVGRMVLDRNPDNVFADTEQSAFGTGVLVDGIDFSDDKMLQGRTLSYSDTQRYRVGPNYLQLPINAPQERARARTNQRDGQMAYSVDDGGANKHINYEPSSLGGLREAPKPAKEYRQWVEGHLGRYQTSRTLDDYRQAGDRWCTFEDWERDELVKNLGDDLRQCPEQIALRMVWHFWHCDEDYGRRVAEAAGIDVDKARALAPLPGKPAPNAHREVPTYTDGAVEERAPREAAPAK
- a CDS encoding NHL repeat-containing protein, producing MNRKLIVGALSGAVLLAGAGTGFYTLRPASGPDGKPAAALAVLTPAQAATTRFWTARVTTLGGSGAAGFADGSAARSAFSDPFGVATGPRGTVYVADGGDSNRIRAIAPDGTVATLAGGREGYADGKGAAAMFHTPSAVALDHAGNLYVADTGNHAVRKVAPDGTVTTLAGNGQPGFADGQGAAARFDGPVGIAVDDAGNVFVADTYNDRIRRVAPDGTVTTVAGGGRPGNVDGPALSARFDTPGGVAVSTDGTLFVADTGNHAVRRIDTAGTVSTVAVPAQGERRSPLRRPVGIAVTRDSFLYVTTGSGRVLQVAPEGEYRPLGDFDRPAEPGYGSDGTVNLSGPRGVAVARDGSVVVAEGLGFAVVRLAPAMEGQTAPAHRVRAHTPRRDQPMPWPVLPQDAPHEVVGVMGEVRGNYEGDSRDHFHMGLDVRADVGAPVVAVMAAKVTDPYPNWGYATLSEGMSVGTLSYIHMKVGRDRRDKPLDDRFQLLAGDGGTPERVRVRRGARFAVGDKLGTINAMAHVHLDYFPTGGVENPLTLPFVGLRDTVPPRIQGIVLLADGGKRLGAPPPARGGKGRKAKAPPPRKRVPVPRALGEVDIVVDAWDQMDGNLARRRLGLYKLGYQLLREDGTPAPGYERPRITQVYDRLPRNQDAVKLVYSASSGITVYGSKSTQFAYALNNTLADGQARPGTWDVSGIAPGNYTLRIHAADFAGNVAVEGRDLPITVE
- a CDS encoding diacylglycerol/lipid kinase family protein, whose amino-acid sequence is MTETTISPDAPLYIVLNAGSGAAEKDERRAAIEEVLTAAGRRFHLHLVEDGGELDDAAIAHAGKACANGGILVAAGGDGTINAVARQAVQHGCPFAALPQGTFNYFGRTHGISEDLTEAVQGMLAATVRHVQIGSVNGRIFLVNASIGLYPKLLEERESDKKQYGRSRVVAFLSALKTIFLPHRRLRLTLEAEDRTLQLRTHTLFVGNNRLQMEQVGLTDQAPDVADGELAAVAPKPAGKLGMLGIVLNGALGRLGDTGDVVTFGFRRMTVRTPFYGRRRIKAAVDGEVLTLSTPLHFEALDGRLRLLVPPSSPPETLP
- a CDS encoding rhamnogalacturonan lyase, whose protein sequence is MKRTFAPIALLTLGLLQSAYADPGRKLEKLDRGAVAIAAGANVFVSWRVLGTDDPGTRFNIYRDDVKLNAEPLDVSNFTDRAGTAGARYLIRPVVKDKEKKGQEDYAIPTWTESVLRIPLDKPADGVTPTGQAYSYEMNDGTPADLDGDGKYELVVKWQPSNAKDNSQSGYTGNTYIDAYRLDGKKLWRIDLGRNIRAGAHYTTMVAYDLDGNGKAEVMLKTADGTVDGRGTVIGDADADYRNSAGYVLSGPEFLTVFDGRTGKALATTDYLPARGTVSSWGDNYGNRVDRFLGGVAYLDGTRPSAIFSRGYYTRAVIAAWDYRDGQLTSRWVFDTNNEGAEARGQGAHWFSVADVNEDGKDDIIYGAATIGSDGHLMYSTGLCHGDALHVGKLDPARPGQQIYMVHESPSCYKGNGASFHDAATGALLWGAPATVDVGRGVCYDIDPAYPGAECWASRGGLFNVSGQQISTNRPGSMNFASWWDGDLLRESLDNVTIAKWNPAAFAFEPLLTGATWNAASNNGTKATPVLSADIVGDWREEVVLRTADNTELLVFSTAIPTTHRIPTLMHDAQYRVQVAGQNAGYNQPPHTSFYLGEGAAAPAQTPVQVAE